The Neorhodopirellula lusitana DNA window ACGCAGCCCCAAGCCAAGCATGTCCGCCATTTCTCCGCCAGCCGATGGAGTGACGTTTCCCATGATCCAAATGAATAGCGAGATCACGCCGATCCCAATAAACAGCTGGATGCTTGGCCAAGTGATCGCTCGAATGAAGTCGTTCTTGAGGATGACTTGTTGTTCGTAATGCTCGGCCAGTTTCAGCATCGTGCGTTCGAGACGCCCGGTGACCTCACCCACTTTCACCATCGATCGCATCAACGGTGGAAAGAACTTGCTCTGTTGGTTCATCCCATCGGCAAGCGAAGTGCCCTGGGCTGCGACGGCACGCAACTGCTTCATCGCTTCACGCTGTCGAGGCGGCCCGTGTTTGGCTTCGCTTTCAAGCAAGCGTAGGAGTTCGGCGCCGGCTTGATGTCCGATTCCAAACCTGCGACAGAAATCACGAGAAGATTTCAGATTCATGCGCCGACTGATCAACGGCGTGTCCTTGTATCAAAGGCAGAGATATCAGCCTCGCCGTTGACGAGATCGTGTTGGGTATTCGGGAAGCACAGAGCGTATTCGCGAACGGCATAGTCCAGCATGGTGCGGATCCGCTGGGCTTGAGCCTTGTTTTGCATTGTGGATGCCGATGTGGTCAGGCCGCTTGTTTGTCGCGACTGCAGCGACGGCGAGGAACGTTGCAATTCTTTTAGGCGTGAGATCGCCAGTTCATACGCGGCCTGGGCGTTTGATGTCTTTCCAGCGCGAACGAGTGACCGAGCATTTTGGACCAGCGAGATGACTTCTTGAGTCGGATCCATCGCTTCGATCCCGTTTCCATTGGCCCGGTTTCGGCCACCTGGTTGATTGGTTCGAAGTCGTTTGGCAAGCGTGCGAGGATCCTCTCCTAGAATCTGACGATCCATTTCGTCCAAATCGATAATCGTCACGGACACCGACGCACCACCGGCGGTCGACGTTGATCCGAGTCGGCTTCCTGGGTTTGACGGCAGACCTGGGATTCGCCGGGAGCTCCAACCGCTCGCTGAACTAGAATTGCCACCTAGGTAGGTCGTGCCGCGATCGGGGACCAACACGCTGCCACGATACGAAAACTGACGCACGCTCGGCAGCTGCACGACTTGGGCCGAAACGCTTGTCACGCCGAACCCCAATGCCACGGCCATCAAGAGGCCTGGCATACGACATCTCAGCGGCTGGGGGAATTTCGGTCGTGCGGGAAAAGTTTTCATCTGGCGTAGTCTATCCGATCGCGATTCCGGTTACCATTTCTGGACGTCAATTCGGTTTCTCGAATTCCGTTTCACTCCAATTACTCTCCATCGAACGCTCCGTCACGGCCTGGTGGCCTGGAGCACGAAAGGATCGATTGATGCAACGCTTGTTTGCCCAGACTGTCTTCTCCCTGTCCGTCCTGGTTTGTCTGGTTAGTTTGGGATGCTCCCCAGGGGGCCGAAGTGGCGGTCCGGGACCGGAAGATCCCGATGCGTCGAAAGAGTTCACGTCAACGGAGTCGGGCCTGAAGTACCGAATCTTGCGACGCGGCACTGGCGAGGCACCGAAGCCACGAAGTTTTGTCACCGTCGATTACGAAGGTTGGTTGGACAGCGGCGAGGAGTTCGATAGCTCGTATAGCCGCCGCCAGCCAACGAAGTTCAATTTACAGAGCGTCGTTGCGGGCTGGACTGAGGGGCTTCAGTTGGTCAAAGAGGGTGGCATGATCGAACTCGAAGTGCCGCCGGAGTTGGGTTACGGCGCGATGGGGGCGCCAGGATCGATCCCCCCCAATGCGACACTGCACTTCAAGGTCGAGCTGCACGAAACCCGTGGGGGCTGATCTTGGATAGGCGGCCCTGGTCGTCGGTGTTGGGCTTTGGCCGTTCCCCATGGCTGCATTGAGACTACTGGCCTATCGGTGAGCCCGTGCTTTCAACGCCGTGATGACCTTCTCATTCGCGTTGAAGCTTGCGTATCTACAGCAGCGTGCGTGTCTGCAGCAGCTTGCGTGTCTGCAGCAGCGTGGGGGTTTGAAGCGAGTTGGGGGTCTGGTGTCGAATCCCCATTGCAGGTGTCAGGCAAGTTTTTCCGATTATCCCGAACATTCGATTATCTCGGTCGCAAGGATTATCCGATAACGAAGATGGCGAATCGGTCAAGAGACTGAACCAGCGTCTAGTCGCGTCGTTTGCGAGCCCTGCGACTTAGCCCTGACTGCCGCGTTCCCCTGCCTGCAACATTCATCGCGAATCGGAATCTAGCCATGCGAATCGACACCCATCGCTTCGGCACCTTGGAACTCAACGCCGACCA harbors:
- a CDS encoding FKBP-type peptidyl-prolyl cis-trans isomerase encodes the protein MQRLFAQTVFSLSVLVCLVSLGCSPGGRSGGPGPEDPDASKEFTSTESGLKYRILRRGTGEAPKPRSFVTVDYEGWLDSGEEFDSSYSRRQPTKFNLQSVVAGWTEGLQLVKEGGMIELEVPPELGYGAMGAPGSIPPNATLHFKVELHETRGG